In one window of Meiothermus sp. DNA:
- a CDS encoding sigma 54-interacting transcriptional regulator — protein sequence MTKARTLGELKRTYPLEKLRRSVKDEARENLIGKLRAGERLFPGIQSYDDSVIPSLVNAILARHNFILLGLRGQAKSRILRQLTELLDDEVPALPTEIRDNPLFPLSAEAKRLLEEAGDEAPIVWIPRSERYVEKLATPDTTVADILGDIDPIKAAKRGTGLGDLEAVHYGLLPRANRGIFGINEVADLAPKVQVALFNILQEGDVQIRGYPVRLELDVWIAFTANPQDYTARGKIVTPLKDRIGSEIRTHYPRTLEEGLSITRQEAWIAREEGMYVPPYVAEASEAVAFVAREDKRVDKTSGVSQRLSISLLELVASNAERRALLLGEHPVARPLDLYAALPAITGKIELEYEGELQGAERVARDLLLKAFGLAYGERARGLQVDEIVQYFADGNLLTLPEGSSKAVLKEMEKVPGLLAAAKKLEPQNTPEALVAAGEFILEGLAGRRKIARGEESYSAPIERERERWGSGN from the coding sequence ATGACCAAGGCCCGAACCCTCGGCGAACTCAAGCGCACCTACCCCCTGGAAAAGCTCCGCCGCAGCGTCAAGGACGAGGCGCGGGAAAACCTGATTGGAAAGCTTCGGGCAGGGGAGAGGCTGTTCCCTGGTATCCAGAGCTACGACGACTCGGTAATTCCCAGCCTGGTCAACGCCATTCTGGCGCGGCACAACTTCATTTTGCTGGGCCTGCGCGGTCAGGCCAAAAGCCGCATTTTGCGCCAGCTTACCGAACTCCTGGACGACGAAGTGCCGGCCCTGCCCACCGAGATCCGCGATAACCCCCTGTTCCCGCTCTCGGCCGAGGCCAAGCGCCTGCTGGAAGAAGCCGGCGACGAGGCGCCCATCGTCTGGATTCCCCGCTCCGAGCGCTACGTGGAAAAGCTGGCCACCCCCGACACCACCGTGGCCGACATCCTGGGCGATATCGACCCCATCAAGGCCGCCAAGCGGGGCACTGGTCTGGGCGACCTCGAGGCCGTCCATTACGGCCTGTTGCCCAGAGCCAACCGGGGCATCTTCGGCATCAACGAGGTGGCCGACCTGGCCCCCAAGGTGCAGGTGGCCCTCTTCAACATCCTGCAAGAAGGTGACGTGCAGATCCGGGGCTACCCGGTGCGCCTCGAGCTAGATGTCTGGATTGCCTTCACTGCCAACCCCCAGGACTACACCGCCCGGGGCAAGATTGTCACCCCCCTCAAAGACCGCATCGGCTCGGAAATTCGCACCCACTACCCCCGCACCCTCGAGGAGGGCCTCTCCATCACCCGCCAAGAAGCCTGGATTGCCCGTGAAGAGGGCATGTACGTACCGCCCTATGTGGCCGAGGCCTCGGAGGCGGTGGCCTTTGTGGCCCGGGAAGACAAACGCGTAGACAAGACCTCGGGGGTTTCGCAGCGCCTCTCGATTAGCCTGCTGGAACTCGTAGCCTCCAACGCCGAACGCCGGGCGTTGCTCCTGGGCGAGCATCCGGTGGCCCGTCCCCTCGACCTCTATGCGGCCCTGCCGGCCATCACCGGCAAGATCGAGCTGGAATACGAAGGCGAACTCCAGGGGGCCGAGCGGGTAGCGCGCGACCTCTTGCTTAAGGCGTTTGGCCTGGCCTATGGCGAACGGGCCCGGGGCCTGCAGGTAGACGAAATCGTGCAGTACTTTGCCGACGGCAACCTCCTGACCCTGCCCGAGGGCAGCTCTAAAGCAGTGCTGAAGGAAATGGAAAAAGTGCCGGGCCTGCTGGCTGCTGCAAAAAAATTGGAACCCCAGAACACCCCTGAAGCCCTGGTGGCCGCCGGGGAGTTTATCCTG
- a CDS encoding biotin transporter BioY has protein sequence MNPTQSLPYLPLSKSLFPARSLTRDVLLVLGGSLIMALAAQVAIPTQPVPITLQTLGVLLVGAALGSRLGFWAMLTYLAQGLVLPVFAGGTTWFDPGKLFTAGYLISYPLAAFVVGWLVERYGTDRSPLKTFSAMLLGSLIIYAIGVTWLGFALGSAGRFSGLSALLYAGMTKFLLGDLVKAAIAATLLPMAWRLVRR, from the coding sequence ATGAATCCGACCCAGAGTTTGCCATACCTACCGCTTTCCAAGTCCCTTTTCCCGGCCCGCAGCCTCACCCGCGACGTGCTGCTGGTGCTGGGGGGCAGCCTGATCATGGCTCTGGCCGCCCAGGTAGCCATTCCAACCCAGCCCGTACCCATCACGCTGCAGACCCTGGGGGTGCTGTTGGTGGGTGCGGCCCTGGGCAGCCGTTTGGGTTTTTGGGCGATGCTGACCTATCTGGCACAGGGCCTGGTGCTCCCGGTTTTTGCAGGTGGAACCACCTGGTTCGATCCCGGCAAACTGTTCACGGCGGGCTACCTGATCTCCTACCCCTTGGCGGCTTTTGTGGTCGGTTGGCTGGTCGAGCGCTACGGCACCGACCGCAGCCCGCTCAAGACCTTTTCCGCGATGCTGCTGGGCAGCCTGATTATCTACGCCATCGGCGTGACCTGGCTGGGTTTTGCCCTGGGCAGCGCGGGGCGTTTTTCGGGCCTTTCGGCGCTGCTCTACGCCGGGATGACCAAGTTTCTGTTGGGCGACCTGGTCAAGGCCGCCATCGCCGCAACCCTGCTGCCTATGGCCTGGCGCTTGGTTCGTCGCTAG
- the aroQ gene encoding type II 3-dehydroquinate dehydratase gives MILILNGPNLNLLGRREPEIYGHTTLEELEELCEAWGAELGLGVACRQSNFEGQLVEWIQQAADESFKAIVLNPGALTHYSLALLDAIRGQRLPVVEVHLSNIHAREEYRSRSVTAAGAKGLVSGFGPMSYRMALVYLADLLEAQP, from the coding sequence ATGATCCTGATTCTCAACGGCCCCAACCTGAACCTGCTGGGCAGGCGTGAACCCGAGATATACGGCCATACGACCCTCGAGGAGCTAGAAGAGCTGTGCGAGGCCTGGGGCGCCGAGCTGGGCCTGGGGGTGGCCTGCCGCCAGTCCAACTTCGAGGGGCAATTGGTGGAGTGGATTCAGCAAGCCGCGGACGAGAGCTTCAAGGCCATCGTTCTGAACCCTGGGGCCCTCACCCATTACTCCCTGGCCCTGCTCGATGCCATCCGGGGGCAGCGACTGCCGGTGGTCGAGGTACACCTTTCCAACATCCATGCCCGCGAGGAGTACCGTAGCCGCTCGGTGACGGCAGCTGGGGCCAAAGGCTTGGTTTCAGGCTTTGGCCCCATGTCTTACAGAATGGCGCTGGTTTACTTGGCAGACCTGTTAGAGGCCCAGCCGTGA
- a CDS encoding biotin--[acetyl-CoA-carboxylase] ligase, whose protein sequence is MPPLLAYLTDQHQSGESLARRLGVSRAAVWKQMAVLRQAGYPVETRRGLGYRLAPGTPTPAALEARRRGSFGAFYAYLGTVSSTQDVLKNWALDGAEEGSVVLAERQEKGRGRRGRAWASEPGHSLTFSVLLRPRLPLSSLPLLPLAAGLALCEACGVGGLKWPNDLLAPDGRKLAGVLLEAQVSGEEAAYVLLGIGLNVHRAAGFPPEAAALEEFGAVSRVLVLARLLERLEFCYARLEADAQGLLRDYRAKSHTLGHQIRVQTPQGEIRGLATDIAPDGSLLVERSGQTHRIGAGDVQLVGVL, encoded by the coding sequence GTGCCCCCACTGCTAGCCTATCTCACCGACCAGCACCAGAGCGGTGAAAGCCTGGCCCGGCGGCTTGGTGTCAGCCGTGCAGCGGTGTGGAAGCAAATGGCCGTGCTCCGGCAGGCTGGATACCCCGTCGAGACCCGGCGAGGCCTGGGGTATCGGTTGGCCCCCGGCACCCCCACCCCAGCCGCCCTGGAAGCCCGGCGAAGGGGTAGCTTCGGGGCCTTTTACGCCTACCTGGGGACGGTCAGCAGTACCCAGGATGTGCTCAAAAACTGGGCCCTGGACGGGGCCGAGGAAGGCTCGGTGGTGCTGGCGGAACGCCAGGAGAAAGGCCGAGGGCGGCGGGGGCGGGCCTGGGCCAGCGAACCTGGCCACAGCCTGACCTTCTCGGTGCTGCTGCGCCCCCGGCTACCCCTTTCCAGCCTGCCGCTTTTGCCCCTGGCGGCGGGTCTGGCCCTGTGCGAGGCTTGCGGGGTGGGCGGGCTCAAATGGCCCAACGACCTCCTGGCCCCCGATGGGCGCAAGCTGGCGGGGGTGCTGTTGGAAGCCCAGGTGAGCGGGGAAGAGGCGGCCTATGTGCTTTTGGGCATTGGCCTCAATGTGCACCGTGCGGCAGGGTTTCCACCCGAGGCTGCGGCCCTCGAGGAGTTTGGGGCAGTCTCCAGGGTTTTGGTGCTGGCCCGTTTGCTGGAGCGGTTAGAGTTCTGCTACGCCCGGCTCGAGGCCGACGCTCAAGGGCTTTTACGCGACTACCGGGCCAAGAGCCACACCCTGGGACACCAGATCAGGGTTCAGACCCCACAGGGCGAAATCCGGGGTCTTGCTACCGACATCGCCCCGGATGGCTCGCTGCTGGTGGAACGCTCAGGTCAGACGCACCGCATCGGTGCAGGCGATGTACAGTTGGTGGGGGTTTTGTAA
- a CDS encoding WD40 repeat domain-containing protein translates to MWKWLAWMVVGLTCALAQQPVQLLAGHRAPVGAVAIGPGGILAVGADAYVQLYRPDGRLVRTLSGHADTVHTLDVAPDGTLLSGAADTTLRLWDPLSGAARGVLQGHRDQVWSARFSPDGGRIVSGSADGELWLWTRQGQAQQLSLGRNWIYGVGFSPDGTLLAAGGLDGALLWNPRDGSRLPLLGRLSVRALAWGPDGRLATADRDGRIQLWDARGSFVRQFRAHRLAVSALVWSGNGQLISGGQDGQIIFWRGEQPLRSLQTASALSLAVSGNQLLSGHDDGRARLWNLQGTLLQTQEPPAASVAVLTFSPDGNLLASGGWEGEVWLWNQRGQPVRRLTGAELEITALTFTPDGQYLAAGSRDGQTRIYQVGSGRLVQTLGAHGNGVGALAFAPNGRALASGGRDRLLFVWDWQAGKKVLEFRAHESHLTGLAWSRDGRTLYSSSSDESLAWWALSPEGARLERRIMAHPRGLYGLALSPDGRTLATASQDQTLKLWNARSGALLRTLQGHTEAVQALAFSPDGKRLASVGWDKTLRLWSVQGQLLETIPGFVRPLYAVAWSRDGRLAAGSGTLRQAGTVALFRR, encoded by the coding sequence GTGTGGAAATGGCTTGCTTGGATGGTGGTGGGCCTGACCTGTGCGCTGGCCCAGCAGCCCGTGCAGCTCCTGGCCGGGCATCGGGCCCCGGTGGGCGCTGTGGCTATAGGCCCGGGTGGCATTCTGGCGGTGGGGGCCGACGCCTATGTTCAGCTTTACCGGCCCGATGGGCGTTTGGTGCGCACCTTGAGCGGGCATGCCGACACCGTGCATACATTAGATGTGGCCCCGGATGGAACCCTGTTGAGCGGTGCTGCCGACACCACCCTGCGGCTCTGGGATCCACTCAGCGGAGCGGCCAGGGGGGTGCTGCAAGGGCACCGCGATCAGGTCTGGTCGGCCCGCTTCAGCCCGGACGGCGGGCGCATTGTGAGCGGCAGCGCCGACGGGGAACTGTGGCTGTGGACCAGGCAAGGACAGGCGCAGCAACTGAGCCTGGGGCGCAACTGGATCTATGGGGTAGGGTTCTCGCCCGATGGCACGCTGCTGGCAGCAGGCGGGCTGGACGGGGCGCTTTTGTGGAATCCCCGCGATGGCAGCCGCCTTCCTCTCCTGGGGCGACTCTCGGTGCGGGCCCTGGCCTGGGGGCCGGATGGCCGCCTGGCTACCGCGGACCGCGATGGGCGAATTCAGCTCTGGGACGCCAGGGGTAGCTTTGTTCGGCAGTTTAGGGCCCACCGCCTTGCGGTTAGCGCCCTGGTCTGGAGTGGCAACGGGCAGCTCATTAGCGGCGGTCAGGACGGGCAGATTATCTTCTGGCGGGGCGAGCAGCCCCTACGAAGCCTTCAGACCGCCTCGGCGCTGAGCCTGGCGGTGTCCGGGAACCAGCTCTTGAGCGGGCACGACGATGGGCGAGCCCGGCTATGGAACCTGCAAGGGACACTGCTCCAGACCCAGGAGCCCCCCGCGGCCTCGGTAGCTGTGCTGACCTTCAGCCCGGATGGCAACCTCCTGGCCAGCGGAGGCTGGGAGGGCGAGGTCTGGCTGTGGAACCAAAGGGGCCAGCCCGTGCGAAGGCTCACCGGGGCCGAGCTAGAGATTACCGCGCTGACCTTTACACCGGACGGACAGTATCTGGCGGCGGGCAGCCGCGACGGCCAGACCCGCATTTACCAGGTGGGCAGCGGGCGGCTGGTGCAGACCTTGGGGGCCCACGGGAACGGGGTGGGGGCCCTGGCTTTTGCCCCCAACGGGCGGGCCCTGGCCAGCGGGGGCCGCGACCGGCTGCTCTTTGTTTGGGACTGGCAAGCGGGAAAGAAGGTGCTCGAGTTTCGCGCCCATGAGTCGCACCTCACGGGCCTGGCCTGGAGCCGGGATGGCCGAACGCTTTATAGCAGCAGCAGCGACGAGAGCCTGGCCTGGTGGGCGCTTAGTCCCGAAGGGGCACGGCTCGAGCGCCGGATTATGGCCCACCCCAGGGGCCTGTATGGCCTGGCCCTGAGCCCCGACGGACGCACCCTGGCCACCGCCAGCCAAGACCAAACCCTGAAGCTCTGGAATGCCCGCTCGGGTGCCCTGCTACGAACCCTGCAAGGCCACACCGAAGCCGTCCAGGCCCTGGCCTTCTCGCCCGATGGCAAGCGGCTCGCGAGCGTAGGCTGGGATAAAACCTTGCGGCTTTGGAGTGTGCAGGGCCAGCTACTGGAGACCATCCCCGGCTTCGTCCGCCCCCTCTACGCCGTGGCCTGGAGCAGAGACGGGCGCCTGGCTGCGGGCAGCGGGACACTGCGACAAGCCGGAACGGTCGCTTTGTTCAGGCGTTAA
- a CDS encoding lactate utilization protein, translated as MRERILGRIHRALEHRPKTLLPEPLPAGSLPPAEPLTLFTERLSGNGGEMVRLENLEAAAEWLGHFAQTFAGVAVGQTVPPVLHPKLPVLPPEEAPLGISWALGAVAETGTVVLSSQEGRRNQLLPPVHLVFVPEARIYPTLVEALNALKPSLPSAIGLHSGPSKSADIGQIMVKGVHGPGRLVVAVISGR; from the coding sequence ATGCGCGAGCGAATTTTGGGCCGCATTCACCGCGCCCTCGAGCACCGTCCCAAGACCCTGCTACCTGAGCCGCTGCCAGCGGGCAGCCTGCCTCCTGCAGAACCCCTGACCCTCTTTACTGAGCGCCTGAGCGGGAATGGGGGCGAGATGGTACGGCTGGAGAACCTGGAGGCCGCAGCGGAATGGCTGGGCCACTTTGCTCAGACCTTTGCCGGGGTAGCAGTAGGCCAGACCGTCCCTCCAGTGCTTCATCCTAAACTCCCAGTTTTGCCCCCCGAGGAGGCTCCGCTGGGCATTTCCTGGGCGCTGGGGGCAGTGGCCGAGACCGGTACGGTCGTCCTGAGCAGCCAGGAAGGCCGCCGCAACCAGCTTTTGCCCCCCGTCCACCTGGTCTTTGTGCCCGAAGCCCGCATTTACCCCACCCTTGTTGAAGCCCTGAATGCCCTGAAGCCCTCGCTGCCATCGGCTATTGGGCTGCACTCCGGCCCCAGTAAGTCCGCCGACATTGGCCAGATAATGGTGAAGGGGGTACACGGGCCGGGGCGGCTGGTGGTGGCTGTAATATCTGGCAGATGA